The following proteins are encoded in a genomic region of Streptomyces collinus Tu 365:
- a CDS encoding FAD:protein FMN transferase, producing MGTVFSFDVRGGDPDAVRQALREAVAGLHRVDALFSTYREDSEVSRLSRGELAVAECAPEVAEVLGLAAEAERVSEGWFSTRYRGVLDPTGIVKGWSAERAARLLAAVDGVCGVSVNGGGDVQMLGAPEPQRPWRVGVSDPLRPGGLAAVISAAGVDELSVATSGTAERGAHIVDPRTGRPAVTDLVSVTVVGPRLTWVDCWATAAFAMGSRAGLDWLESLPGVEALLITAGDEVRCTGGLAARLG from the coding sequence ATGGGGACCGTCTTCTCCTTCGACGTGCGCGGCGGCGACCCGGACGCGGTGCGGCAGGCGCTGCGGGAGGCGGTCGCGGGTCTGCACCGCGTCGACGCCCTCTTCTCCACCTACCGCGAGGACAGCGAGGTGTCCCGGCTCTCCCGCGGCGAGCTGGCCGTGGCCGAATGCGCCCCCGAGGTCGCCGAGGTGCTGGGGCTGGCGGCCGAGGCCGAGCGGGTGAGCGAGGGCTGGTTCAGCACCCGGTACCGGGGGGTGCTGGACCCGACCGGGATCGTCAAGGGCTGGTCGGCGGAGCGGGCGGCACGGCTGCTGGCGGCCGTCGACGGGGTGTGCGGGGTCAGCGTGAACGGCGGCGGTGACGTCCAGATGCTGGGCGCGCCGGAGCCGCAGCGGCCCTGGCGGGTCGGGGTGTCCGACCCGCTGCGCCCCGGCGGCCTTGCGGCGGTGATCTCGGCGGCGGGGGTGGACGAACTCTCGGTGGCGACCTCCGGCACGGCGGAGCGGGGCGCGCACATCGTGGACCCCCGCACGGGCCGCCCGGCGGTGACCGACCTGGTGTCGGTGACCGTGGTGGGCCCCCGGCTGACCTGGGTGGACTGCTGGGCCACGGCCGCGTTCGCGATGGGCTCGCGGGCGGGGCTCGACTGGCTGGAGTCACTGCCCGGGGTGGAGGCCCTGCTCATCACGGCCGGCGACGAGGTGCGGTGCACCGGGGGGCTGGCCGCACGACTGGGCTGA
- a CDS encoding ABC transporter ATP-binding protein → MAHVLRRLLSVGEPTDALVAPAPPVPPSAVFRRFWPYTRGWRRWLLPIVFFSLVGPLVDAAEIWLFKIVVDDVLVPRDLRPFLWIAPAYLGLVLASGVLGFADDVSSTWVSERFLLSLRADVFRHVQGLSLGFFERRRLGDVLSRVTGDVDAVETFLLSGVADALYYVIRLGVFLGLLLYLRWDLTLLALLIVPLFWGAGRHFSRLIKEASRERRRLSGSVSAIAEESLGNVALVQAYNRQAWEERRFERESAGRFRAAMASARIRAVYRPVVEVIEVTGGLAVMGLGTWKLTQGQLTLGGLLVFLALIGKLYSPVRGLSRLGTTFYTASASAERIIELLDQRPQVTESPGARRIGRARGDVEFDGVCFRYPGAASWALSDVSFHAAPGQTLALVGASGAGKSTVAKLQLRFYDPDRGAVRLDGTDLRDLDLSGVRENVAVVLQETLVFHGTVRENIAYGRPEATEAEIVAAARAADAHDFIELLPEGYDTLVGQRGRTLSGGQCQRLAIARAMVRDAPVLLLDEPTSGLDAGSGRRIMDPLRRLMAGRTTIVISHNLMTVREATRIVVLDHGRVTEDGTHDQLLRRGGTYARLNRLNGTTGVGAPGKVLS, encoded by the coding sequence ATGGCGCATGTCCTGCGGCGCCTGCTGTCGGTGGGTGAGCCCACCGACGCACTGGTCGCCCCCGCTCCCCCGGTGCCGCCGAGCGCGGTGTTCCGGCGGTTCTGGCCCTACACCCGGGGCTGGCGGCGCTGGCTCCTGCCCATCGTGTTCTTCAGCCTGGTCGGCCCCCTCGTCGACGCCGCCGAGATCTGGCTCTTCAAGATCGTCGTGGACGACGTGCTGGTCCCGCGCGATCTCAGGCCGTTCCTGTGGATCGCCCCGGCCTATCTGGGGCTGGTCCTCGCCTCCGGTGTGCTGGGCTTCGCGGACGACGTCTCGTCCACCTGGGTGAGCGAGCGGTTCCTGCTGTCCCTGCGCGCCGACGTCTTCCGGCACGTGCAGGGGCTCTCGCTCGGTTTCTTCGAACGCAGACGGCTCGGTGACGTGCTGTCCCGGGTCACCGGCGACGTCGACGCGGTCGAGACGTTCCTGCTCTCGGGTGTGGCGGACGCCCTCTACTACGTGATCCGGCTCGGGGTCTTCCTGGGCCTGCTCCTCTATCTGCGCTGGGACCTCACCCTGCTCGCCCTCCTCATCGTGCCCCTGTTCTGGGGCGCCGGCCGGCACTTCTCCCGGCTGATCAAGGAAGCCTCGCGGGAACGCAGGCGGCTGAGCGGCTCGGTCAGCGCGATCGCCGAGGAGTCGCTGGGCAACGTCGCCCTCGTGCAGGCGTACAACCGGCAGGCGTGGGAGGAGCGCCGCTTCGAGCGGGAGAGCGCCGGCCGGTTCCGGGCGGCGATGGCCTCGGCCCGCATCCGGGCCGTGTACCGGCCCGTCGTGGAGGTCATCGAGGTGACCGGCGGCCTGGCCGTCATGGGCCTGGGCACCTGGAAGCTGACCCAGGGACAGCTCACCCTCGGCGGCCTGCTGGTGTTCCTGGCGCTGATCGGCAAGCTCTACAGCCCGGTGCGGGGCCTGTCCCGGCTCGGCACCACCTTCTACACGGCCTCCGCGTCGGCGGAACGGATCATCGAGCTGCTGGACCAGCGGCCGCAGGTGACCGAAAGCCCCGGCGCCCGGCGGATCGGCCGGGCCCGCGGGGACGTGGAGTTCGACGGCGTCTGCTTCCGCTATCCCGGCGCCGCCTCGTGGGCGCTGTCCGACGTGTCCTTCCACGCGGCACCCGGTCAGACACTGGCGCTGGTCGGGGCGAGCGGGGCGGGCAAGTCGACCGTGGCCAAGCTCCAGCTGCGCTTCTACGACCCCGACCGGGGCGCGGTCCGGCTGGACGGGACGGACCTGCGGGACCTGGACCTGTCCGGGGTGCGGGAGAACGTCGCCGTGGTGCTCCAGGAGACGCTCGTCTTCCACGGGACCGTCCGGGAGAACATCGCCTACGGCCGGCCCGAGGCGACGGAGGCGGAGATCGTGGCGGCGGCCCGTGCCGCGGACGCGCACGACTTCATCGAACTGCTCCCCGAGGGCTACGACACGCTGGTCGGCCAGCGCGGCCGGACGCTCTCCGGCGGGCAGTGCCAGCGTCTGGCCATCGCCCGCGCGATGGTCAGGGACGCTCCCGTGCTGCTGCTCGACGAGCCGACCAGCGGACTGGACGCCGGCTCGGGCCGGCGGATCATGGACCCGCTGCGCCGGCTCATGGCCGGGCGGACGACCATCGTCATCTCGCACAACCTGATGACGGTCCGGGAGGCGACCCGGATCGTGGTGCTCGACCACGGCCGGGTCACCGAGGACGGCACCCACGACCAGCTGCTCCGGCGCGGGGGGACGTACGCCCGGCTCAACCGGCTGAACGGCACCACCGGCGTCGGCGCGCCGGGAAAGGTGCTGTCGTGA
- a CDS encoding FMN-binding protein — MRKSHPIRRVVLATAATVSGVVLLLSLKPASDPAAASAAGAAPQQTAPGRQTPQGGQQGGAQAAAGSGTVTGDAAQTQYGTVQVRLTVAGGKITKAEAVQAPKGGLSDQKTQLSVPKLNQEAVAAQSARIDAVSGATYTSAGYKKSLQSALDKVKASSAGSGGSSATSGSTGSGGSSGAARARTVTGKVSQTQYGPVQVRITVSGGKITKAEAVQAPKGGLSDQKTQLSVPKLNQEAVAAGNADIDAVSGATYTSTGYKQSLQSALDQAGG; from the coding sequence ATGAGGAAGAGCCACCCCATTCGGCGCGTCGTGCTGGCCACGGCCGCCACCGTGTCCGGTGTCGTGCTGCTGCTGTCGCTGAAGCCCGCCTCGGACCCGGCGGCCGCGTCGGCGGCGGGCGCGGCGCCGCAGCAGACCGCGCCGGGCCGGCAGACGCCCCAGGGCGGTCAGCAGGGCGGCGCGCAGGCCGCCGCCGGCTCCGGCACGGTGACCGGTGACGCCGCGCAGACCCAGTACGGGACGGTGCAGGTACGGCTGACCGTCGCCGGCGGGAAGATCACCAAGGCGGAGGCGGTGCAGGCGCCCAAGGGCGGCCTGAGCGACCAGAAGACCCAGCTCTCCGTGCCGAAGCTCAACCAGGAGGCGGTGGCCGCGCAGAGCGCGCGGATCGACGCGGTGTCCGGGGCGACGTACACGAGTGCCGGGTACAAGAAGTCCCTGCAGTCCGCACTGGACAAGGTCAAGGCGTCCTCGGCCGGGTCCGGCGGGTCCTCGGCGACCTCCGGTTCGACGGGGTCCGGCGGGTCCTCGGGCGCGGCCCGGGCCCGTACGGTCACCGGCAAGGTGTCGCAGACGCAGTACGGGCCGGTGCAGGTGCGGATCACGGTCAGCGGCGGGAAGATCACCAAGGCGGAGGCGGTGCAGGCGCCCAAGGGCGGCCTGAGCGACCAGAAGACCCAGCTCTCCGTGCCGAAGCTCAACCAGGAGGCGGTGGCCGCCGGGAACGCGGACATCGACGCCGTCTCCGGCGCCACCTACACCAGCACCGGCTACAAGCAGTCGCTCCAGTCGGCCCTCGACCAGGCCGGTGGCTGA
- the argJ gene encoding bifunctional glutamate N-acetyltransferase/amino-acid acetyltransferase ArgJ, translating into MSVTAAKGFTAAGIAAGIKENGNPDLALVVNDGPRRAAAGVFTSNRVKAAPVLWSEQALKGGQVSAVVLNSGGANACTGPKGFQDTHATAEKAAEVLGRGAIEIAVCSTGLIGVLLPMDRLLPGVEAAAAALSEHGGEKAAIAIKTTDTVHKTSVVTRDGWTVGGMAKGAGMLAPGLATMLVVLTTDAVVGGDELDRALRAATKVTFDRVDSDGCMSTNDTVLLLASGSSGVTPDHAEFAEAVRTVCDDLGQQLIRDAEGASKDIKVEVINAATEDDAVEVGRSIARNNLLKCAIHGEDPNWGRVLSAIGTTRAAFEPDRLNVAINGVWVCKDGGVGEDREKVDMRYREVHIVADLAAGSETATIWTNDLTADYVHENSAYSS; encoded by the coding sequence GTGAGCGTGACGGCAGCAAAGGGATTCACGGCCGCGGGGATCGCCGCCGGGATCAAGGAGAACGGCAACCCGGACCTGGCCCTCGTGGTCAACGACGGGCCCCGCCGCGCCGCCGCCGGCGTCTTCACCTCCAACCGCGTGAAGGCCGCGCCCGTCCTGTGGTCCGAGCAGGCCCTCAAGGGCGGTCAGGTCTCGGCGGTCGTCCTCAACTCCGGCGGCGCCAACGCCTGCACCGGCCCCAAGGGCTTCCAGGACACCCACGCCACCGCCGAGAAGGCGGCCGAGGTGCTCGGGCGGGGCGCGATCGAGATCGCCGTCTGCTCGACCGGCCTGATCGGTGTGCTGCTCCCGATGGACAGGCTGCTGCCGGGCGTCGAGGCGGCGGCCGCCGCGCTGAGCGAGCACGGCGGCGAGAAGGCCGCCATCGCCATCAAGACCACCGACACCGTCCACAAGACGTCCGTCGTGACCAGGGACGGCTGGACCGTCGGCGGCATGGCGAAGGGCGCGGGCATGCTCGCCCCCGGGCTCGCCACCATGCTCGTCGTCCTCACCACGGACGCCGTCGTCGGCGGCGACGAACTGGACCGTGCGCTGCGGGCCGCCACCAAGGTCACCTTCGACCGGGTCGACTCCGACGGCTGCATGTCCACCAACGACACCGTGCTGCTGCTCGCCTCCGGCTCCTCCGGCGTCACCCCGGACCACGCGGAGTTCGCCGAGGCCGTCCGGACCGTCTGCGACGACCTCGGCCAGCAGCTCATCCGCGACGCGGAGGGCGCCAGCAAGGACATCAAGGTCGAGGTGATCAACGCCGCGACCGAGGACGACGCCGTCGAGGTGGGCCGCTCCATCGCCCGCAACAACCTCCTCAAGTGCGCCATCCACGGCGAGGACCCCAACTGGGGCCGTGTGCTCTCCGCGATCGGCACGACGCGGGCCGCCTTCGAGCCCGACCGGCTCAACGTCGCGATCAACGGCGTCTGGGTGTGCAAGGACGGCGGTGTCGGCGAGGACCGCGAGAAGGTGGACATGCGCTACCGCGAGGTGCACATCGTCGCCGACCTCGCCGCCGGGTCCGAGACCGCCACCATCTGGACCAACGACCTCACCGCCGACTACGTCCACGAGAACAGCGCCTACTCCTCATGA
- a CDS encoding RNA polymerase sigma factor: MSGFRFPVGRLPDEALLSGLATGDPELALTFVRRFQHRVFGVAMAVTGDPQLAEDIAQQTFERAWRHAQIYDSRRGSVTTWLTTIAHNLAIDAVRARRTEPVAPEDLDALLGVVTETPERWALADEASSQLRAAVARLPREQARALVMAGVYGMTAQQVAEAEKIPLGTAKTRIRAAMQKLRTALTSPKRGDHVE, from the coding sequence GTGTCGGGTTTCCGGTTCCCCGTGGGCCGTCTCCCGGACGAGGCACTGCTGTCCGGGCTGGCCACCGGCGATCCGGAACTCGCCCTCACCTTCGTACGGAGGTTCCAGCACCGGGTCTTCGGGGTGGCCATGGCCGTCACCGGGGATCCACAGCTCGCCGAGGACATCGCCCAGCAGACGTTCGAACGTGCGTGGCGGCACGCGCAGATCTACGACTCGCGCCGCGGGTCGGTCACGACCTGGCTGACGACCATCGCGCACAACCTCGCCATCGACGCCGTCCGCGCGCGTCGCACCGAGCCGGTGGCACCCGAGGACCTGGACGCGCTGCTGGGTGTCGTCACCGAGACCCCCGAGCGGTGGGCGCTCGCCGACGAGGCGTCGTCCCAGCTCCGCGCGGCGGTCGCGCGACTGCCGCGGGAACAGGCCCGGGCCCTGGTGATGGCAGGAGTCTACGGAATGACGGCCCAGCAGGTCGCCGAGGCGGAGAAGATCCCGCTGGGCACCGCCAAGACGCGGATCCGAGCGGCCATGCAGAAACTGCGGACCGCCCTCACGTCTCCGAAGCGAGGCGACCATGTCGAATGA
- the argB gene encoding acetylglutamate kinase: MSTTRKHTALPKAQILIEALPWLVKHNGRTVVIKFGGNAMIDEDLKAAFAQDVVFLHHAGLRPVVVHGGGPQISAALDRHGIVSEFKAGLRVTTEDAMDVVRMVLAGQVQRELVGLLNQHGPLAVGLTGEDAHTITATRHRPEIDGEPVDIGRVGEITAIDTGAIEALLADGRIPVVSSIARSQDDGHVYNVNADTAAAALAAALGAETLMVLTDVEGLYEDWPHSDEVISRLTASQLEKLLPDLSSGMVPKMEGCLHAVRGGVHTARVIDGRVQHSILLEIFTDEGIGTMVVPDGAEGEQS, encoded by the coding sequence ATGAGCACCACGCGCAAGCACACCGCGCTCCCCAAGGCCCAGATCCTCATCGAGGCGCTGCCCTGGCTGGTCAAGCACAACGGGCGGACGGTCGTCATCAAGTTCGGCGGCAACGCCATGATCGACGAGGACCTCAAGGCCGCCTTCGCCCAGGACGTCGTCTTCCTGCACCACGCCGGCCTCAGGCCGGTCGTCGTGCACGGCGGCGGCCCCCAGATCAGCGCCGCCCTCGACCGGCACGGCATCGTCAGCGAGTTCAAGGCCGGCCTGCGGGTCACCACCGAGGACGCCATGGACGTCGTCCGGATGGTGCTGGCCGGCCAGGTGCAGCGCGAGCTCGTCGGACTGCTCAACCAGCACGGCCCGCTCGCGGTGGGCCTGACGGGCGAGGACGCCCACACCATCACCGCCACCCGGCACCGGCCCGAGATCGACGGCGAACCGGTCGACATCGGCCGGGTCGGCGAGATCACCGCGATCGACACCGGCGCGATCGAGGCCCTGCTGGCCGACGGCCGCATCCCGGTCGTCTCCTCGATCGCCCGCAGTCAGGACGACGGACATGTCTACAACGTCAATGCTGATACGGCGGCTGCGGCACTCGCTGCGGCACTGGGGGCCGAAACCCTCATGGTCCTCACGGACGTCGAGGGCCTCTACGAGGACTGGCCCCACTCCGACGAGGTGATCAGCCGCCTCACCGCGTCCCAGCTGGAGAAGCTGCTGCCGGACCTCAGTTCCGGCATGGTGCCGAAGATGGAGGGCTGCCTGCACGCCGTGCGGGGCGGCGTGCACACCGCCCGCGTCATCGACGGCCGGGTCCAGCACTCCATCCTGCTGGAGATCTTCACCGACGAGGGCATCGGCACCATGGTCGTGCCCGACGGAGCCGAGGGGGAGCAGTCATGA
- a CDS encoding serine/threonine-protein kinase has product MSAPATRDAAPLTPGTEPVAGYEVLAHLARTGWLDVYDAWSDERDCRCVLKTVRADLRDEERLARRLLREGRWLRDFTHPHLVRAYETFESPEPLVVLETLTGEMLSHLVDRLRHRVSAADVALLGVQLCSAVHYLHGRGLLHLDVKPANVVVDRGHAKLLDLSLARPPGPAPAGLGTYGYLAPEQIGGGPLTAAADVWGIGATLFDVATGGPPFDGPGSRPRPERSAPPVASRRRLPGALAAAVDACLRTDAASRPTVAELSAALEATLPVPQRRAPGP; this is encoded by the coding sequence GTGAGCGCCCCCGCCACCAGGGATGCCGCGCCGCTCACGCCGGGCACGGAACCGGTCGCCGGCTACGAGGTCCTGGCACACCTGGCACGCACCGGCTGGCTGGACGTCTACGACGCGTGGAGCGACGAACGGGACTGCCGGTGCGTGCTCAAGACGGTGCGCGCCGACCTGCGCGACGAGGAGCGGCTGGCCCGGCGGCTGCTGCGGGAGGGACGGTGGCTGCGGGACTTCACCCATCCGCACCTGGTGCGCGCCTACGAGACCTTCGAGTCGCCCGAACCGCTGGTCGTCCTGGAGACGCTGACCGGCGAGATGCTGTCCCACCTCGTCGACCGGCTGCGGCACCGGGTGTCCGCCGCCGACGTGGCGCTGCTCGGGGTCCAGCTCTGCTCGGCCGTCCACTACCTGCACGGGCGCGGGCTGCTGCACCTGGACGTCAAGCCGGCCAACGTGGTGGTGGACCGGGGCCACGCGAAACTGCTCGACCTGAGCCTCGCACGGCCGCCAGGACCCGCGCCGGCGGGCCTCGGCACGTACGGCTATCTCGCGCCCGAGCAGATCGGCGGCGGACCGCTCACGGCCGCCGCCGACGTGTGGGGCATCGGCGCCACCCTCTTCGACGTCGCCACCGGCGGGCCGCCGTTCGACGGGCCCGGGTCGCGGCCCCGACCGGAGCGGAGCGCCCCGCCGGTCGCGTCGAGGCGGCGGCTGCCCGGCGCCCTCGCCGCCGCCGTGGACGCCTGTCTGCGCACCGACGCCGCGTCCCGGCCCACGGTCGCCGAACTGTCCGCCGCCCTGGAGGCGACGCTGCCCGTCCCGCAGCGCCGGGCGCCCGGCCCCTGA
- a CDS encoding acetylornithine transaminase, giving the protein MTGTATNAELTARWQGALMNNYGTPRLPLVRGAGTRLWDADGTQYLDFVGGIAVNALGHAHPAVVEAVSRQIASLGHVSNLFVAEPPVALAERLLQLFGRDGRVYFCNSGAEANEGAFKIGRLTGRTHMVATQGGFHGRTMGALALTGQPGKQEPFRPLPGDVTHVPYGDAQALAAAVTEETALVVIEPIQGENGVVVPPAGYLKAARAITAATGALLVLDEVQTGVGRTGGWFEYQAHEGVLPDVVTLAKGLGGGLPLGATVAFGRAAELLGPGQHGTTFGGNPVACAAGLAVLDTIADEGLLDNVKRQSEALRDGIEALDHPVIDYVRGAGLLLGIVLTGPHAAQVQQAAQEAGFLVNAPAPDVVRLMPPLNLRDDETGAFLRALPGILDAASPVGGDGRSGE; this is encoded by the coding sequence ATGACCGGGACCGCCACCAACGCGGAGCTGACCGCGCGCTGGCAGGGCGCGCTGATGAACAACTACGGCACCCCGCGGTTGCCCCTCGTGCGCGGCGCGGGCACCCGGCTCTGGGACGCCGACGGCACTCAGTACCTGGACTTCGTCGGCGGGATCGCGGTCAACGCGCTCGGCCACGCCCACCCGGCCGTCGTGGAGGCGGTGAGCCGGCAGATCGCGTCGCTCGGCCACGTCTCCAACCTCTTCGTCGCCGAACCGCCCGTCGCCCTCGCCGAACGGCTCCTCCAGCTCTTCGGCCGCGACGGCAGGGTCTACTTCTGCAACTCCGGCGCCGAGGCCAACGAGGGCGCCTTCAAGATCGGCCGGCTGACCGGGCGCACCCACATGGTCGCCACCCAGGGGGGCTTCCACGGCCGCACCATGGGCGCCCTCGCGCTCACCGGACAGCCCGGCAAGCAGGAGCCCTTCCGGCCGCTGCCCGGCGACGTCACCCACGTCCCCTACGGCGACGCCCAGGCGCTCGCCGCCGCGGTGACCGAGGAGACGGCGCTCGTCGTCATCGAGCCGATCCAGGGCGAGAACGGCGTCGTGGTGCCCCCGGCCGGCTACCTCAAGGCGGCCCGCGCGATCACCGCGGCCACCGGGGCGCTGCTGGTCCTGGACGAGGTGCAGACCGGCGTCGGCCGTACCGGCGGCTGGTTCGAGTACCAGGCCCACGAGGGCGTGCTGCCCGACGTGGTCACGCTCGCCAAGGGACTCGGCGGCGGACTCCCGCTCGGCGCCACCGTGGCCTTCGGCCGGGCCGCCGAGCTGCTCGGCCCCGGCCAGCACGGGACGACCTTCGGCGGCAACCCGGTCGCCTGCGCCGCGGGGCTCGCCGTCCTCGACACCATCGCGGACGAGGGCCTGCTCGACAACGTCAAGCGGCAGAGCGAGGCGCTGCGCGACGGAATCGAGGCCCTGGACCACCCGGTGATCGATTATGTCCGGGGCGCGGGTCTCCTGCTGGGTATCGTGCTCACCGGGCCGCACGCAGCACAGGTGCAGCAGGCGGCCCAGGAGGCCGGGTTCCTGGTGAACGCGCCCGCTCCCGACGTCGTACGGCTGATGCCGCCGCTGAACCTGCGCGACGACGAGACAGGCGCCTTCCTGCGGGCGCTGCCCGGCATCCTCGACGCAGCGAGCCCGGTGGGCGGGGACGGACGATCCGGAGAATGA
- the argC gene encoding N-acetyl-gamma-glutamyl-phosphate reductase has translation MTVRAAVAGASGYAGGEVLRLLLAHPEVEIGALTGNSNAGQRLGALQPHLLPLADRVLTETTPEALAGHDVVFLALPHGQSAAVAERLGPDVLVIDMGADFRLKDPADWERFYGSPHAGTWPYGLPELPGARAALEGSKRIAVPGCYPTAVTLALFPAHAARLAEPEAVIVAASGTSGAGKAPKPHLLGSEVMGSMSPYGVGGGHRHTPEMIQNLSGVAGERISVSFTPTLAPMPRGILATCSARARDGVTAESLRAAYEKAYADEPFVHLLPEGQWPATASVHGSNAVQVQVALDEAAHRIIAISAIDNLTKGTAGGAVQSMNLALGLAESTGLTTIGVAP, from the coding sequence ATGACGGTACGTGCGGCGGTGGCCGGGGCGAGCGGATACGCGGGCGGAGAGGTCCTGCGGCTGCTCCTCGCGCACCCCGAGGTCGAGATCGGTGCCCTGACCGGCAACTCCAATGCGGGCCAGCGCCTCGGCGCACTCCAGCCGCACCTGCTGCCGCTGGCCGACCGCGTGCTGACCGAGACCACCCCCGAGGCGCTCGCCGGACACGACGTCGTCTTCCTCGCGCTGCCGCACGGACAGTCCGCCGCCGTCGCCGAGCGGCTCGGCCCGGACGTCCTCGTGATCGACATGGGCGCCGACTTCCGGCTGAAGGACCCGGCCGACTGGGAGCGCTTCTACGGCTCCCCGCACGCCGGCACCTGGCCCTACGGCCTCCCCGAACTGCCGGGTGCCCGCGCCGCGCTGGAGGGGTCCAAGCGCATCGCGGTGCCCGGTTGCTACCCCACCGCCGTCACCCTCGCCCTGTTCCCGGCCCACGCGGCCCGCCTCGCCGAGCCCGAGGCGGTGATCGTCGCCGCCTCCGGCACCTCCGGCGCGGGCAAGGCGCCCAAGCCGCACCTGCTGGGCAGCGAGGTCATGGGCTCCATGTCACCGTACGGCGTGGGCGGCGGCCACCGGCACACCCCCGAGATGATCCAGAACCTCAGCGGGGTGGCCGGCGAGCGGATCTCCGTCTCCTTCACCCCGACCCTCGCGCCGATGCCCCGCGGCATCCTGGCCACGTGCAGCGCCCGGGCGCGGGACGGCGTCACCGCCGAGTCGCTGCGGGCCGCCTACGAGAAGGCCTACGCCGACGAGCCCTTCGTCCACCTGCTTCCCGAGGGCCAGTGGCCGGCCACGGCGTCCGTCCACGGTTCCAACGCCGTTCAGGTGCAGGTCGCCCTGGACGAGGCGGCGCACCGCATCATCGCGATCAGCGCCATCGACAACCTGACCAAGGGCACCGCGGGCGGTGCCGTCCAGAGCATGAACCTCGCCCTCGGGCTCGCGGAGTCCACCGGGCTGACGACGATCGGAGTTGCGCCGTGA
- a CDS encoding anti-sigma factor family protein, whose amino-acid sequence MSNDVTCEQLREAGAELALGVLPGRERAAALAHLDRCADCREYVEELCVVGDKLIGLLPDREPPLGFESRMARGIARDAAAHEARHAHAAGATQQGVRVRARRARLRVASIAAALAIAFGFASWAVGSAIEEITASPPAQVSSEPVMVGDMTAAAQDGAPAGEVYAHPGTPGWIFMTVALDGSGTPYSGKVSCILERPDGTTVRAGDFWLRKGRGAWGGSAHVDPASVSGARVTSSDGTVLAKAHLQTAHVLTPVD is encoded by the coding sequence ATGTCGAATGACGTGACCTGCGAGCAGTTGCGGGAGGCAGGTGCCGAGCTGGCACTCGGGGTCCTGCCGGGCCGGGAGCGCGCCGCCGCTCTGGCCCACCTGGACCGGTGCGCGGACTGCCGCGAGTACGTCGAGGAGCTGTGCGTCGTCGGTGACAAGCTGATCGGTCTGCTGCCGGACCGCGAGCCGCCGCTGGGCTTCGAGTCGCGGATGGCCCGCGGGATCGCCCGGGACGCGGCGGCGCACGAGGCGCGGCACGCCCACGCGGCCGGCGCCACCCAGCAGGGCGTGCGCGTCCGCGCCCGCCGGGCCAGGCTGCGGGTCGCCTCGATCGCGGCGGCGCTCGCCATCGCCTTCGGGTTCGCGAGCTGGGCGGTGGGCAGCGCCATCGAGGAGATCACCGCCTCGCCGCCGGCCCAGGTCTCCTCCGAGCCCGTCATGGTCGGGGACATGACCGCGGCCGCGCAGGACGGGGCACCGGCCGGCGAGGTGTACGCCCATCCCGGCACCCCCGGCTGGATCTTCATGACCGTCGCGCTCGACGGGTCGGGCACCCCGTACAGCGGCAAGGTCAGCTGCATCCTGGAGCGCCCGGACGGCACCACCGTCCGCGCCGGCGACTTCTGGCTGCGCAAAGGGCGCGGCGCGTGGGGCGGCTCGGCCCACGTGGACCCCGCGTCGGTCTCCGGCGCCCGTGTGACCTCCTCGGACGGCACCGTCCTGGCCAAGGCGCACCTGCAGACGGCCCACGTGCTGACACCCGTGGACTGA
- a CDS encoding arginine repressor, with amino-acid sequence MSQAQDHEQAAGNGPAVPQTRTARHRRIVDILNRQPVRSQSQLAKLLADDGLSVTQATLSRDLDELNAVKIRNNDGDLIYAVPSEGGFRTPRAPLGESAKEERMRRLSQELLISAEASANLVVLRTPPGAAQFLASAIDQAELHDILGTIAGDDTLMLISREPTGGQALAEHLLRLAQNGH; translated from the coding sequence ATGAGCCAGGCGCAGGACCACGAGCAGGCGGCGGGCAACGGCCCGGCCGTGCCGCAGACCCGCACCGCGCGCCACCGCCGGATCGTGGACATCCTCAACCGGCAACCGGTGCGCTCACAGAGCCAGTTGGCGAAGCTCCTCGCCGACGACGGGCTGAGCGTCACCCAGGCGACGCTGTCCCGGGACCTCGACGAGCTGAACGCCGTCAAGATCCGCAACAACGACGGGGACCTGATCTACGCGGTGCCGAGCGAGGGAGGGTTCCGCACCCCGCGCGCCCCGCTGGGGGAGTCGGCCAAGGAGGAGCGGATGCGGCGCCTGTCCCAGGAGCTGCTCATCTCGGCCGAGGCGTCGGCGAACCTGGTGGTCCTGCGCACCCCGCCGGGCGCCGCCCAGTTCCTGGCCTCGGCCATCGACCAGGCCGAGCTGCACGACATCCTCGGCACCATCGCGGGTGACGACACGCTGATGCTGATCAGCCGCGAGCCCACCGGGGGACAGGCCCTGGCGGAGCATCTGCTGCGACTGGCGCAGAACGGGCACTGA